In Quercus lobata isolate SW786 chromosome 12, ValleyOak3.0 Primary Assembly, whole genome shotgun sequence, a genomic segment contains:
- the LOC115969787 gene encoding uncharacterized protein LOC115969787 isoform X3, which produces MASACNRFVSRTSLSSIKSAIRSNVRTSPSFTKSATSTSTSIPLRRFSLSRIPVELGGVQSLLPLHSTVATARMTSCLSTTSRSCRALSQDGIDGT; this is translated from the exons atgGCTTCAGCTTGCAACAGATTCGTGAGTAGAACATCCCTATCGTCCATCAAATCCGCCATCAGATCCAACGTCCGTACGTCTCCAAGCTTCACCAAATCCGCCACTTCCACCTCCACTTCCATTCCTCTTCGCCGATTCTCACTCTCCCG AATTCCAGTGGAATTAGGAGGCGTACAGTCACTGTTGCCACTTCACAGTACGGTGGCGACGGCGAGAATGACGTCGTGCCTGAGCACAACATCGAGGAGTTGCCGAGCGCTTTCACAGG ATGGAATTGATGGTACGTGA
- the LOC115969787 gene encoding uncharacterized protein LOC115969787 isoform X1 codes for MASACNRFVSRTSLSSIKSAIRSNVRTSPSFTKSATSTSTSIPLRRFSLSRIPVELGGVQSLLPLHSTVATARMTSCLSTTSRSCRALSQGTLCCTSPGL; via the exons atgGCTTCAGCTTGCAACAGATTCGTGAGTAGAACATCCCTATCGTCCATCAAATCCGCCATCAGATCCAACGTCCGTACGTCTCCAAGCTTCACCAAATCCGCCACTTCCACCTCCACTTCCATTCCTCTTCGCCGATTCTCACTCTCCCG AATTCCAGTGGAATTAGGAGGCGTACAGTCACTGTTGCCACTTCACAGTACGGTGGCGACGGCGAGAATGACGTCGTGCCTGAGCACAACATCGAGGAGTTGCCGAGCGCTTTCACAGGGTACACTCTGCTGCACCTCTCCAGGCCtctaa
- the LOC115969787 gene encoding uncharacterized protein LOC115969787 isoform X4: MASACNRFVSRTSLSSIKSAIRSNVRTSPSFTKSATSTSTSIPLRRFSLSRIPVELGGVQSLLPLHSTVATARMTSCLSTTSRSCRALSQGT, translated from the exons atgGCTTCAGCTTGCAACAGATTCGTGAGTAGAACATCCCTATCGTCCATCAAATCCGCCATCAGATCCAACGTCCGTACGTCTCCAAGCTTCACCAAATCCGCCACTTCCACCTCCACTTCCATTCCTCTTCGCCGATTCTCACTCTCCCG AATTCCAGTGGAATTAGGAGGCGTACAGTCACTGTTGCCACTTCACAGTACGGTGGCGACGGCGAGAATGACGTCGTGCCTGAGCACAACATCGAGGAGTTGCCGAGCGCTTTCACAGG GCACATAA
- the LOC115969787 gene encoding uncharacterized protein LOC115969787 isoform X2: MASACNRFVSRTSLSSIKSAIRSNVRTSPSFTKSATSTSTSIPLRRFSLSRIPVELGGVQSLLPLHSTVATARMTSCLSTTSRSCRALSQELGQSVPR, translated from the exons atgGCTTCAGCTTGCAACAGATTCGTGAGTAGAACATCCCTATCGTCCATCAAATCCGCCATCAGATCCAACGTCCGTACGTCTCCAAGCTTCACCAAATCCGCCACTTCCACCTCCACTTCCATTCCTCTTCGCCGATTCTCACTCTCCCG AATTCCAGTGGAATTAGGAGGCGTACAGTCACTGTTGCCACTTCACAGTACGGTGGCGACGGCGAGAATGACGTCGTGCCTGAGCACAACATCGAGGAGTTGCCGAGCGCTTTCACAGG AGCTTGGTCAGTCGGTTCCAAGGTGA